The sequence CGAGGTCGCCCGCCTGGCTGAGAGGCCGGGCGCGGACGGTCGTTCGACCGGCCGGCTGGAGCGGTGAGCGCCTGGTGCGCACCTGCTCGCCGACCCGGGTGGACTTCCGTCGGGGGGCCGAGTATGCTAGCGCTTTGCGCTGGCCTGTGCCCGCGATCTCAGATATCCCGAGCTGGAGCCCGACGTACGTGCGCGTCGGGCACCGGCCTCGAGGCTGGGGGTCGCGCCCTGCCCGGCAGCGCAGCGTGCCTCTCGACCGCAGGGAAGGACCCCTCTTGGCTGCCTCGCGCACCCCTTCTGCACCGTCCGCCGACGCCATCGCGAACCGCACCGCATCCCGCCGCATCTCCTTCGCCAAGATCAACGAGCCGCTCGAGGTCCCCGACCTCCTCGGCCTGCAGACCGAGAGCATGGACTGGCTGCTGGGTAACGAGCGTTGGCAGGCCCGCGTCGCCGCCGCCCTCGAGGGCGGCCGGAACGACGTCCCGCAGACCGCCGGCCTCGAGGAGATCTTCGAGGAGATCTCCCCGATCGAGGACTTCGGCGGCACCATGTCGCTCTCCTTCCGCGAGCACCGCTTCGAGCCGGCGAAGTACACGGCCGAGGAGTGCAAGGAGAAGGACTTCACCTTCGCCGCGCCGCTGTTCGTGACCGCCGAGTTCGTCAACTACACGACCGGCGAGATCAAGAGCCAGACCGTCTTCATGGGCGACTTCCCGCTCATGACCGAGCGCGGCACGTTCATCATCAACGGCACCGAGCGCGTCGTCGTCTCGCAGCTCGTCCGCTCCCCGGGCGTCTACTTCGAGCGCACCGCGGACAAGACCTCGGACAAGGACGTGCTCACGGCCAAGGTCATCCCCAGCCGTGGTGCCTGGCTCGAGTTCGAGATCGACAAGCGCGACAACGTCGGCGTCCGCGTCGACCGCAAGCGCAAGCAGAACGCGACCGTCCTGCTCAAGGCGCTCGGCATGACCGAGGGCGAGATCCGCGAGGAGTTCGCCGCCTACCCGGCGGTCATCGACACCCTCGAGAAGGACCACGTCCAGACGCAGGACGAGGCGCTGCTCGACCTGTACCGCAAGATCCGCCCGGGTGAGCCGCCGACGGTCGAGGCCGGCCGCGCGCTGATCGAGAACTTCTACTTCAACCCCAAGCGCTACGACCTCGCCAAGGTCGGCCGCTACAAGGTGAACAAGAAGCTCGGCCAGGACGCGCCGCTGACCGACTCGGTGCTGTCCGTCTCGGACGTCGTGGCGACCATCAAGTACCTCGCCGCGCTGCACGTCGACCAGACCTCGCTGCCGGGCACGCGCAACGGGGAGTCGATCGAGGTCCGCGTCGAGACGGACGACATCGACCACTTCGGCAACCGCCGCATCCGCGCGGTCGGCGAGCTCATCCAGAACCAGGTCCGCACGGGCCTGTCCCGGATGGAGCGCGTCGTGCGCGAGCGCATGACGACGCAGGACGTCGAGGCGATCACGCCGCAGACCCTGATCAACATCCGCCCGGTCGTGGCGTCGATCAAGGAGTTCTTCGGCACCTCGCAGCTCTCGCAGTTCATGGACCAGAACAACCCGCTCGCGGGCCTGACGCACAAGCGGCGTCTGTCGGCCCTGGGCCCGGGTGGTCTGTCCCGTGACCGCGCCGGCATGGAGGTCCGTGACGTCCACCCGTCGCACTACGGCCGCATGTGCCCGATCGAGACCCCTGAGGGCCCGAACATCGGCCTGATCGGCTCGCTGGCCTCGTTCGGCCGGATCAACCCGTTCGGCTTCGTCGAGACCCCGTACCGCAAGGTCGTCCAGGGCAAGGTCACCGACGAGGTGCACTACCTCACGGCCGACGACGAGGACCGCCACGTCATCGCGCAGGCGAACGCCCCGCTCGAGGCCGACGGCCGGTTCGAGGAGGACCGCGTCCTGGTCCGCACCAAGGGCGGCGAGATCGACTACGTGACGGGCGAGACCGTCGACTACATGGACGTGTCCCCGCGCCAGATGGTGTCGGTCGCCACGGCCCTGATCCCGTTCCTCGAGCACGACGACGCGAACCGCGCCCTCATGGGCGCCAACATGCAGCGCCAGGCCGTGCCGCTGGTCCGTTCCGAGGCGCCGCTGGTCGGCACCGGCATGGAGCGGCGTGCGGCCGTCGACGCGGGTGACGTCATCGTCGCGACCAAGCCCGGCGTGGTCACGGAGGTCTCCGCGGACCTCATCGTCATCGCCAACGACGACGCGACCACGTCGACGTACCGCGTGGCGAAGTTCCGCCGCTCGAACCAGGGCACGTCGTACAACCAGCGCGTGCTGGTCGACACCGGCGCGCGCGTCGAGGCCGGCTCCGTGCTGGCCGACGGCCCGGCGACGGACGAGGGCGAGCTCGCGCTCGGCCGCAACCTCCTCGTCGCGTTCATGTCGTGGGAGGGCCACAACTACGAGGACGCGATCATCCTCAGCCAGCGCCTGGTGCAGGACGACGTCCTGTCCTCGATCCACATCGAGGAGCACGAGGTCGACGCGCGCGACACCAAGCTCGGCCCCGAGGAGATCACGCGGGACATCCCGAACGTCTCCGAGGAGGTCCTGGCCGACCTCGACGAGCGCGGCATCATCCGCATCGGCGCCGAGGTCGCGGCGGGCGACATCCTGGTCGGCAAGGTCACGCCCAAGGGCGAGACCGAGCTGACCCCGGAGGAGCGCCTGCTGCGCGCGATCTTCGGCGAGAAGGCGCGCGAGGTCCGCGACACGTCGCTCAAGGTGCCGCACGGCGAGTCCGGCACGGTCATCGAGGTGCGCACGTTCAACCGCGAGGACGGCGACGAGCTGCCCGCCGGCGTGAACGAGCTCGTCCGCGTGTACATCGCTCAGCGCCGCAAGATCACGGACGGCGACAAGCTCGCCGGCCGTCACGGCAACAAGGGCGTCATCTCCAAGATCCTGCCGGTCGAGGACATGCCGTTCCTCGCCGACGGGACCGCGGTGGACGTCGTCCTGAACCCGCTGGGTGTCCCCGGCCGCATGAACGTCGGCCAGGTCCTCGAGACGCACCTGGGCTGGGTCGCCAAGCAGGGCTGGGACATCGAGCTCGCCGAGGGCGACGTGTCCTGGCGCGAGGGCGTCCCGGACGTGGCGAAGTCGTCGACCCCGGGCAACCCGGTCGCGACGCCGGTGTTCGACGGCGTGCCGGAGGAGACCCTCGCGGGCCTGCTCGGCACCACGCTGCCGAACCGCGACGGCGAGCGCACGGTCGGCCCCGACGGCAAGGCCCGGCTCTTCGACGGCCGCTCCGGCGAGCCGTTCCCGGACCCGGTCTCGGTCGGCTACATGTACATCCTCAAGCTGCACCACCTGGTCGACGACAAGATCCACGCGCGCTCGACCGGCCCGTACTCGATGATCACGCAGCAGCCGCTGGGTGGTAAGGCGCAGTTCGGTGGCCAGCGGTTCGGCGAGATGGAGGTGTGGGCCCTGGAGGCGTATGGCGCCGCCTACACGCTGCAGGAGCTCCTCACCATCAAGTCCGACGACGTGCCCGGCCGCGTCAAGGTGTACGAGGCGATCGTCAAGGGCGAGAACATCCCCGACTCGGGCATCCCGGAGTCGTTCAAGGTTCTGCTCAAGGAGATGCAGTCGCTCTGCCTGAACGTCGAGGTGCTGTCTTCCGACGGCGTCTCGATCGACATGAAGGAGAACGACGACGAGGTCTACCGCGCAGCGGAGGAGCTCGGCATCGACCTGTCGCGTCGCCCGAACGCCAGCAGCGTCGAGGAGATCTGACGTCGAGCGGCTCGTCGCGCGCGCCCCTGCCTGCGCGACGAGCCGCCCGCACCACCCCGTGCACCATTCCGTCCGCCGGCCCGCGATCGGGCCCGGCAAGCGAAGGAAGTAGGACCCCTTGCTCGACGTCAACGTCTTCGACGAGCTGCGAATCGGCCTGGCCACGGCCGACGACATCCGTGCCTGGTCGCACGGCGAGGTCAAGAAGCCCGAGACCATCAACTACCGGACCCTGAAGCCGGAGAAGGACGGTCTCTTCTGCGAGAAGATCTTCGGTCCCACCCGGGACTGGGAGTGCAACTGCGGCAAGTACAAGCGTGTGCGCTTCAAGGGCATCATCTGCGAGCGCTGCGGCGTCGAGGTGACCCGTTCCAAGGTGCGCCGTGAGCGCATGGGCCACATCGAGCTGGCCGCGCCCGTCACGCACATCTGGTTCTTCAAGGGTGTGCCGTCGCGGCTCGGCTACCTGCTCGACCTGGCGCCCAAGGACCTCGAGAAGGTCATCTACTTCGCGGCCTACATGATCACGTGGGTCGACGAGGACGGTCGCCAGGAGGACCTCCCGAACCTCCAGAACGAGATCGACCTGGAGCGCAAGGAGATCTCCGACCGGCGCGACAACGACATCAACACCCGCGCGTCGAAGCTCGAGGCCGACCTGGCCGAGCTCGAGGCCGAGGGTGCCAAGGCCGACGCGCGCCGCAAGGTCCGCGACTCCGCCGAGCGCGAGATGGCGCAGATCCGCAAGCGCGCGGACGCCGAGCTCGACCGGCTC is a genomic window of Cellulomonas fulva containing:
- the rpoB gene encoding DNA-directed RNA polymerase subunit beta: MAASRTPSAPSADAIANRTASRRISFAKINEPLEVPDLLGLQTESMDWLLGNERWQARVAAALEGGRNDVPQTAGLEEIFEEISPIEDFGGTMSLSFREHRFEPAKYTAEECKEKDFTFAAPLFVTAEFVNYTTGEIKSQTVFMGDFPLMTERGTFIINGTERVVVSQLVRSPGVYFERTADKTSDKDVLTAKVIPSRGAWLEFEIDKRDNVGVRVDRKRKQNATVLLKALGMTEGEIREEFAAYPAVIDTLEKDHVQTQDEALLDLYRKIRPGEPPTVEAGRALIENFYFNPKRYDLAKVGRYKVNKKLGQDAPLTDSVLSVSDVVATIKYLAALHVDQTSLPGTRNGESIEVRVETDDIDHFGNRRIRAVGELIQNQVRTGLSRMERVVRERMTTQDVEAITPQTLINIRPVVASIKEFFGTSQLSQFMDQNNPLAGLTHKRRLSALGPGGLSRDRAGMEVRDVHPSHYGRMCPIETPEGPNIGLIGSLASFGRINPFGFVETPYRKVVQGKVTDEVHYLTADDEDRHVIAQANAPLEADGRFEEDRVLVRTKGGEIDYVTGETVDYMDVSPRQMVSVATALIPFLEHDDANRALMGANMQRQAVPLVRSEAPLVGTGMERRAAVDAGDVIVATKPGVVTEVSADLIVIANDDATTSTYRVAKFRRSNQGTSYNQRVLVDTGARVEAGSVLADGPATDEGELALGRNLLVAFMSWEGHNYEDAIILSQRLVQDDVLSSIHIEEHEVDARDTKLGPEEITRDIPNVSEEVLADLDERGIIRIGAEVAAGDILVGKVTPKGETELTPEERLLRAIFGEKAREVRDTSLKVPHGESGTVIEVRTFNREDGDELPAGVNELVRVYIAQRRKITDGDKLAGRHGNKGVISKILPVEDMPFLADGTAVDVVLNPLGVPGRMNVGQVLETHLGWVAKQGWDIELAEGDVSWREGVPDVAKSSTPGNPVATPVFDGVPEETLAGLLGTTLPNRDGERTVGPDGKARLFDGRSGEPFPDPVSVGYMYILKLHHLVDDKIHARSTGPYSMITQQPLGGKAQFGGQRFGEMEVWALEAYGAAYTLQELLTIKSDDVPGRVKVYEAIVKGENIPDSGIPESFKVLLKEMQSLCLNVEVLSSDGVSIDMKENDDEVYRAAEELGIDLSRRPNASSVEEI